The Branchiostoma floridae strain S238N-H82 chromosome 1, Bfl_VNyyK, whole genome shotgun sequence sequence AATAAATATCTATTTCTACTCTAGACTTTCGCTGGAGCACATTTGTGACAACACAAATTTATTTCAAAGCTGAATATGCATTGTATATTACTGATATAGTATTCCCACATAATAGTAATATCCAGATTTAATAACCCCCTATCCAAAGATATATGCAATGCTGTCAAACAAACATTGCAGGACGACCAGCCACGTCCTTGTCCCTCTTTCCAGATCTGGGGCTACAAGACATGCGCGTATTTGCAGAAAGCAGATCACTGTTCATACTGGTTTCTAAAGTGGGTCAGACACATGCTTATGATGCTagatttcaaatacatgtaccgtTTGGTTTTGATGTTAGGATTTGATGAGATGATAATACTAATAGTTTTATCCCACCTGTGTTTCAGGAACCGAATGTCCCTGAATGCATCCCAGGCATTCTACCTTATTGTGAACAACAAGAGCCTGGCCAGTATGTCCACAACACTAGCGGAGATCTACAAAGATGAGAAGGACGAAGATGGCTTTCTGTACATGACGTATGCCTCACAAGAGATGTTCGGATGCTAAAGACACAACCTGCCAAAAGAAAAACTGTGCAGCTATGTTCAGAATATTCTAAAAATGTCTTCTCTTCAAAGCACTCCCTgcatttttgtaaacaaagtatATCATTACAACAATGAGTATCTGTAGTATTCTTCTCTACTGTGCAAGGAGATAGTAGGGTCTTTCTTATAGTTATAGTAACTTCTTTTGTTGTGTGTAAACCATTNNNNNNNNNNNNNNNNNNNNNNNNNNNNNNNNNNNNNNNNNNNNNNNNNNNNNNNNNNNNNNNNNNNNNNNNNNNNNNNNNNNNNNNNNNNNNNNNNNNNNNNNNNNNNNNNNNNNNNNNNNNNNNNNNNNAAACTTTGACCATCTCTTTGCTGAAATTTGCTGCCAATACTGTACAAGCAAACCTTCCAACCAAAAGCCTAAAAATGTTGTAGTGCCAGTGCAGCTGGCCTTTCTTGGACCAACCTCAGCATATAGTTTTGTCCACCATCTCGGAAGTGCCAAACAAAAGAGTTGTTGTTTAAGGTACTTGGAACAAGAACCGTGTCACAATGTGTGCTTGTTGCCTGCCTGCGAAGTTCTTGTTCACTCAAAGGCAACTTAAGAAAAGGTATAAAACAGATGAATTCTGTATGATGTGCTCTACTTAATGCGAAAATAGCCAAACTGGAGGAATAGTATATGAATAGAGTTGGTGATTTGGTGGATCCAATAGTTGAATGTTTCTTTCCACAATCAGTACCAAGCAGATTGATTTAGAAGATGTACTAATCAGAATTATGTCTGATAATGATATTATGATTCTCTAGTGTCAGCAGACAAGAAGACTACTTCAATCTGTAATAACTCATGCTGCTGTATTTTATCTCTCTTGAAATGATGAGATAGTGTAGTTAAAAGTAGAAATTTGCTTGGTGTCTCGTATTCAATGAAATTAAGGTGTCATCTTTCAGCATGTACATAGAAAGTATCCTCTTGATTAAGTGAGGCAATGTTGTTTCTGGTcttttgtagcctgggtactatcttTCGtagttactagtactactggATCTCCCTTTCCATGGTGTTAGCGAGCAAAAGGGGGAGATTCAGCAGTAACTTTGggggatggtacccaggctagggctTTGGAGGTTATATCCTTAGgaagatctacatgtactttcatatGATACTGATATTCAGTGCCTTTTGTGCATCAGATTATATAAAAGAGGAATAAACTTTGTAAGAAAAGGTGTAAACCACCTTGTCAATGTGTCACTTTTTTTGTCAGAATATTTAAAGCAACAATTTTCAGTGAGTTAACACATCAACTGCAAGACTCAAGGTGGCGAGTTGGTCTCATGGTTAGGGTTGTTGGCTTGCAATCTGatggttctgggttcgaatcccaggcAGACCCAGACATTGCGCTGCTGGGAAAGGAAGTTACACCAACAGTAGCTCCTACAACAATAGATGCCTattagtagtaatagtagtaatagtagagACATATGGTGTCATACAACATCATTGGGGTCATACCGCCCCATGCAGGGGGGTGGAGGGTGGAATACCCTTTCGtttagctgaatacaagactgTCAATGTCTGTCCGGGtgatgtaaatcactgtgtGGCTGATACctaatatatacatacagatgCCTAAGCTTGACTGTAAATGCAAGACAGAGGTCCCTTGCTTGAAGAGAGGCACACAGCATAAGTTGAAGCCAAGACTTTTAAAaagggtccttcctggtgtgattTATCTACATATCTTTACCCCcagatgaccccgcgaggggcaaagtaggggggggggggggagctgaggatTCCTTGTGTGactggatcaaaccttacagtcccaTGCCATGGTATGCACCTTGTAGCCACTGAACAAAACAGGTGCATTACCCACCTAAGTTTACTCAGCTTTAGACTTACGAGGTCAGGAGGACAACTGTATCAATTTATATGACGCTTAGAAAGTCAATGTTTAAACCGTGTAAAACTGCCTTCGGACGGAAAACTTAGGACTACAAGTGTGTTTGACACACTTGTGGAATAGCACTGTTTAAACCATATAAAACTGCCTTAGGAtgggaaaccgttagtggctcgatcctgtgctgatttttTTGGGGGCACAATAAATCAAGGGGTCCATTTGTGTCATGTTTGTGCGTTCATTTTAAATGCTGAAAGTACAAAATACGTAATAGAGCTAGTATGGTAAAGTAAATGTTGATATCGTACCAATTGTCTCAACCATAATATTTCCTATTTAACTGCTCTAAAAATCGCATTAGGTGCCTTTAAGTGTGCTATTGACTCTCTCTAGACTAACGTTAGTTTTCCAGTTTTAACAGCGTTCTTTTTAGTATAACGTTGGGAGGTATAGCTTGTCGCTATTCAATGTACCAGTCTAAAGGATTTAGGTACTCTCTGGGTTCAAATCTCCTTGATTAATTGATAATTCCCCACTGGAGTAACCGCATCTTAGGATTATAGGAACCAGCGGCAGTTTAGCTAACAAGAAGGGCTGTTGTGAGAACTGGACTGATATATTGACAAACAACAAACTAAGAACGTCCTGCAAGTTCAAACATACCTATTTGATTTCAGAGAGCcatggataaatatctagacaAACTCCATACGTAGGCCTGAGTTGAAATCTTCTACCAATATTCTACACGATATAAACATAAGAGTCAGCCAGCTACGCTCTGTTATGACCTCTGTGACCTCTCTGgtacgacccggaagtatattAGAATATTGGTAGCACGGAAACCAGTGCGAAGTCGACGCCGAGATGAGGCAAAAGGTTACTGTTTGAAAGCCAAATTtaactcttcaaatctcatcttgaaataatatttgaatcTTCACGTGTGCTGTGGGAGATAGAACAACTTGGAAGGATTACGTAgtcacctttgacagcctgatttggcatACCGCGTTTTTTTccgtgaccatgtcttatgcctcatGTTTGCTGTCCTGTCTTCTCGAAAATCCGATCCTCTTGTTGACTGGAATCATCGTCGTGGCCATAACTGTTTTGCTGGAATGGTTTGGACTCGTCTACCAGCTTTTTCATAAGGTAACGTTAGAATTATATTTCCTGCTGTATcactatgtaacgttaccggCTCTAATGCAAGGTTCCTCGTCGCTGCATGGACCAGTCGACAGTCTAGTTCACGCTCCGGTCGACGACCTTTGATCGTTCCCAATCCCACCACGCTGAACGCTAACCTTGTTACAGGCAACCATGCAACATGCTCAAGAAAATTACAATATTATACTAGTAGTTCGTAGTGTATTATTGGTACCTCTACCAGCACCTTTTCCTGATCGTTTGGACAATCACATAGACCTATCTTATTCTGTACCGCGATATTAAACCACAAGCCACAGACGGCTCCCGCTTATACCGTTATAGCTACCGATTTAGCGTAAACCAACATGCAACAGTCACCTGTGGCAAGATaactgctctccaagcagaggttgagtcgggTAGAAGTAAGAGGAGCGcctgtgtaatttttccgactactactatatctacccgactcaacctttgcttggagagtactaatgttaacgttataacttaTAGCTATTGGTTATTGCGaaaatagtactagtagtctgaAAAATTACATGGGCGCTCCTATTAGTAAGAGGAGCGCCTGTGtgatttttccgactactactaacgttatatctacggaactcaacctctgcttggagagtatagctACAGATGACTAACATTTAAGGGTAgctgtaccggtacaaaaccatttttttcttattcaagttattgcacgaccggtccaaaaaaaactgacctgaaaaaagtcaCTGGACCCGCTGTtagaccgattagaaaatgtgAACAGAGTATACCGGCAATACGGCGGCAGACGTTCACATGTTTTTAGGTTTATtgttccaagaaaataacaagagcgacgTAGAGGAGAGTTGGTAGTCaattttctacagtcaaacgtgGACTATCTTAACAGAGTTAATACAGTATGCCTAAACACCGCAAACGAGCGCAAACGGGTCTATTATGCAGTATTCATGGGACAATGGCCTTGTTTGACGCTCTAAATACACTATAAGCACATTGTCTGTGCGATATTTAATAAAAAACACGGCAAATTATAAGTATAACCCCTTTTTTTAATAGTTATTCCGCTTGTTTCAAGTTCGAAGGGatttctggccgccatcttggatcttccGTGTTAGGGATCTGGATGGGAAAATTGCACTTTGGCACTATCTTTTGAGTCAAAAGTGAATGAGATTATCTTCAAAATTAGGGAGATGAAGAGCGATAGCTCTGATGACGTAGCCGTGGTttttgacagacattttttagCTAGGGTTATGGGTTGCGAGACCGAGCGCGAAGCGCGAGTGTCGagtcaaccctaaccctagctaaaaaatgtcaaaaatccgCAGCGACATGCCCGGCTCCAGCCCCCCGTGAAAGCGAGTGTTAGCCGTACGCGTATACGAGTGATGGGCATTGGAATCATGCCACCGTggatttttgacatgttttagctGTCAAAAGCGCCTGCGCCAAGCCATGAAGGTATTTTCTAAGTAAATAAGGTACCGACAATTTCCCCATCTAGACCCCTTACAcggatgatccaagatggcggccagaaatcccttcgaacttgaaacaagtggaataactaaaaaaaaactggtaaaaacTTATAATTTGCCGGGCTTTTTAATCCATCATTGCACAGACAGTGTATTTAGAGCGTCAAACAAGGCCATTGTCTCATGAATACTGCATAATAGACCCGTTTGCGCTCGTTTGCGCTCGTTTgcggtgtttaggcagacccgtAGTTAACGTTGTTTACGTGAAGATAGTATACTCCACGaaacagattcctttgcagCGAAACGGGTCATtcttttgagtattgcccattcacaaacaatgacatattacctagactAGAATTCCTATCATACCTAGAATTCCTATAATTCCTAGATAAtaattactcataatttgggtacctactggctggcaaaatacaaaTGGTGATTATAAATGTAGTGACCTTCAAGCATGGTTTGCCATTGTTGTTAGCAAGGTACAATTTCTGCTAAATCTGTTGTTTCACTAATAGATATAGAAGagttaaacttaaaaaaaaattaaaatgttacaGGTGGAAAGAAACACAAGCCGTCATGGAGGAGAACTTGTGGCCAGTGTCCTCCAGAAACATGGGGTGCAGTACCTGTTTACATTAACAGGGGGACACATTTCTCCAATCCTTGTGGCCTGCGAAAAGGTTGGCATTAGGGTGGTGGATACCAGGCATGAGGTTACAGCTGTATTTGCGGCTGATGCTGTGGCCAGGTTGTCGGGTAAgatttgctgtgtgtgtgtgtgcgtgtctttgTTACGTCACTGTAGATTTTTGTATTCCCCTTTCAGGTATATGTGAGTAATAATCAATCTGTCCATTCAAGAAGACAATAATAGTAaaatataataattatacattacATTCATATAGTAAATTTTCTTCACTTCTTATTTCTGTGACTTCTTCTAAGCAATGTCATTTCATCACCATTTCATGAAAGCTATATTTTATCATCACTGTTATGCATGgggaccaatgatgatgatatgcaTAGAGTTGTTCATTTCATTTGTGGAATGTTTCCTATCTGTAGGTACAGTGGGAGTAGCAGCAGTTACGGCAGGTCCTGGCCTGACCAACACAATCACAGCTGTCAAGAACGCCCAGATGGCAGAATCTCCTCTCCTGCTGATGGGGGGAGCTGCTGCAACCTTGTTGAAGGTGAACTTCGAGGCTTTACATCTTTTCTTGGATGTACTGCATGTATTGTCACAGGTGGTTGAGGTTGTTTTACATGCTGTTTGTGTTATGTCTTTGCTGTACAGGGCCGTGGTGCCTTGCAGGACATAGACCAGATGTGCCTCTTCAAGCCTCTGTGCAAGTTTGTTGCCACTGTCTCCACAGTGAGGGAAATTGTGCCCACAGTAAGAAAGGCTCTGGCCATTGCCCAGTCTGGAACTCCAGGTCAGGCTTAAGTTACTGGTATATGGTTTGATAGTTTGCTCATTGTTGTGTTGTCAACTTCCAATGTCACACATCAGTTAAAATTTAGTAGTTTACCTTGATCGAAATACAATTTAACCACATTAAagtttgatattcaagtgtttgATGCTATTGCTCTCCcttctcagtgatttttttcacaaatgaGCCATGGTGCCAACTGAATAAAACAGGTCCTTTCAAGTCAGGTATATAATATAATCTTGTGCTTATTTTCTAGGCCCAGTGTTTGTGGAGTTTCCAATCGACACCCTGTACCCATACTCGATGGTTGAGAAGGAGATTGGCATGAAGAGTACTTCAAAGTCTTTGGGGCAAAAGATTGTCAACTGGTATGCTCAGCAATTTTTTTTGGCTCACTAAGTTACTGTCATATTGTTATTAATACCATTGAAAGTATCATTTCATGGCTGTGCAGTGTGTCTGTGCAGCTCATCCTCAGTTGGTATATGACATTGCCTTAACACACATCTGACCTGTGTCATTCATATTAACACTATTTTTCTATCCTTATCTACTGTGAGGATACCAAAATcctgtttattttctaaactGGATCATCCACTATTTTTCAACCTTCACAGGTATTTACAAAACCACTTGAACAACTTGTTTGCTGGTGCTTGGGAGGAGAGGGACTTAACTCCATTGCCAGTCAATATTCCACAAGCATCCTCTTCACAGGTATTGGCTATAAACAGATTTATGTACCTTTTGGCTGAAACTGTTTGCATGCAAGTTAGGCATGTTTGTGGATCTGTTCACAATTCAGAAATGTACTTTCAGATCCAAAGCTGTGTGGAACTGATTACCAGGGCCAAGAAACCCCTGATCCTCCTGGGCAGCCAGGCTACCCTTCCCCCCACCCCTGTGGAAGACATCAGGGAGGCCTTGGAAACCATGGGTATCCCATGCTTCCTTGGGGGTATGGCAAGGGGTATGCTGGGAAGGAACAACCCTCTTCATATCAGGCAGAAAAGGAGGGATGCCTTGAAGGAAGCTGATGTGGTTATCCTGGCAGGTAAGAAAGAATAGTGAATTATGTCAGTGGATAATGTCAGTGCATGTAATGAGAGATGGAGTGTATCTTTAAGAGTTACCAGGAAGAATTCAAAGATACGATTGTTTTTAAACAGGCACAGTTTGTGACTTCCGCCTTTCCTATGGCCGGGTGTTGAAGGGCAGCTCCAAGATCATTGCAGTGAACCGTGACAAGAGCCAGCTGTACAAGAACTCAGACATGTTCTGGAAGCCAACCATTGCCATTCTGGGGGATCCTGGCAGCCTGCTGCTGGCTCTAAGCCAGGGGCTGAAGGGGTTCAGCTGTGATAAGAGCTGGCCACAGATGCTGAAGGAAAGAgatgtggagaaggagaaggacaACAGGTAGGCAGCGTTAGTCTCAGGGAAAGTATGATCTGTGTAGTGCAAACTCTCACTGTACATAGGGTCCTAGGGAGGCTCTGTCAATATGGTGGGGATTCCTACATCTAAAACTGCTTCAAAAGAAAATACTGTTGAAATGCAAGTAGAAGTCTGAGGCAAATAGTCAGCAAATAGGCACCAGATCTATGATTTTGGACTTAGGTAATGCCTATTGGGTCATGCAATATATGTACTATCTAAAAGGAAGTTAGTGCTTAATCAGTTTTAAATTATGAAATTATGCCCATTATGAAACTTTTTCCAGCAAAATGGCCGAGCAGATCACAGACCTACACCTGAACCCACTGAAGGTGCTGCACTGCTTGGAGGAACAGATTGACGACAACAGCATCTTAGTTGCAGATGGTGGAGACTTTGTGGGAAGTGCTGCATACATTGTTCGCCCCCGTGGTCCATTGAAATGGCTTGATCCTGGGGCTTTTGGCACCCTTGGCGTTGGAGGAGGGTTTGCTCTGGGTGCAAAACTCTGCAGGCCTGATTCAGAGGTACGTGCTTAACTACATTTTTGTCAGTGTTACAGAAAATCATCTCTAAAATTGAAAGTCTTTGGCAATTGAGACTTTGCATATGAGATTTGCTGGTGATGTATATTGCCCTAATGATGTAACCATTCTTCCCTCTCAGGTGTGGATCATCTATGGAGATGGTTCTCTTGGCTACAGTGTGGCAGAGTTTGACACATTCAGCCGCCATGACTTGCCTGTCATTGCTGTGGTGGGTAATGATGCCTGTTGGACACAGATAGCGAGGGAGCAGGTTCCCATATTTGGAAGCAACGTGGCATGTGGCCTGGAGTTCTGTGACTACCAGCGGGTGGCTGAGGGATATGGAGGCAGGGGCTTCCGGATGGACCGGACCAATGAGGACAAGATGGAGGAAATCTTCAAGCAGGCCAAACAAATTGCTAGGGATGGACACCCTGTGCTGCTGAATGTGCTGATTGGGAAAACCAAATTCAGAGAAGGCTCCATATCTGTGTAAGTTTTGGTGTAGCTGTAGCATGCTTTCCATGATCCTGATCAATTACAAAGTGATTCAACTGCCAAGACCTAATATTGACAACCTTTGTCATGCTACAGGAAAGACGTATTGTTCCAAAAAGATGTGTGACTATAAACATGTAACCTGAAGAATTAGGACATTTATTTAGCTGTAATGTACTGTTAATTTTGTTGTACAAATTATGGAAGCAGTATATTCACATCAAATTATAAATCAGATTAAATGTCATAAGGTTAGCTTGGCAGAAGTGAATAGGAGATCCAATATGATCtggttatacaatgtatatgccaTGTTTATGCCTTCTATATGGATTCTTGTAGCATTCCAGAATTATGACATTTTATGGAGAAGTTATTTGATTTTCTCTCTAGTGAGAAACTAGAATCGATTGCTGCTCATCTCCTCATTGATTCACCTATAAATCAAATGAGGCAAGGTTTAAATGTTTTGGAATATTGTTTGGTTTCAAAGATATATACTCTCTGTTATTCACCATTTAAAATGTAAGTTTAATTATCAGTTCACACTGAGTGTGAGGTCATAAATCTACATTTAATGATACTGATGGTAATAGTTTATCTGAAAGATCAGTGATGTAGAGGTGAGCCTCTttaattgtaacattatatttttTGACAATCTGGATTAATTTAAGACTTAAAAAGATGTATAATAATGAAAGAATGCTGTGCTGATGAATGacattgtgttttatttgctttCTGTATCATTACGATATGATGTAACATGCAAAGCCACATTATTGACAGTTGAGATCAGATGACCGGTATcctactttgaaaaaaatattgtcacAGTCCTGATAATTATCCATGAGCTGCTGCATCATCACCTGGACAATTGTCTGTAAGATCCTTTTCATCTGGAAAAGACGACAAAACATAAGTGAGAGTAATtcttggaaaagaaaagaacatgtTGGCTGTTGATAGAAATCTTGAAATAGTCACTATGGATGCAGATATCTATCATGAAAGATTTTGTATCTAAGAAAGTTTCTCACCATTGTATGCTGTCCCACACCACAGGCAGTATAGATGCTCTCTTCTCAGATAACTTGTTAGCTCTTGAAGCATTTCTTCAGGCTTcatatagaaatagaaatagaatatAGATTAATTGAGGAATACTGTAGCACACTGATGTGGATTTGTAAACTTATATTTCCACATAACAGCTTACACTGTACAATGTGTAAATTCAAAATGGGAACCATATTTTGAGAGAATACATAAAGTTGATTGGAGCATTAAGTTGATTGGTTGTTTCCTGAGGTCAATAATTATGATACCTGAAGttcatcttcttcctcctcctctgactcttcttcctcttcatcactttctttctcttcttctgcTTGTGCAATTTTTGGCCAGTACCATGGAGCAATTGGTTCTGTGATACTCT is a genomic window containing:
- the LOC118427340 gene encoding 2-hydroxyacyl-CoA lyase 2-like, with the translated sequence MSYASCLLSCLLENPILLLTGIIVVAITVLLEWFGLVYQLFHKVERNTSRHGGELVASVLQKHGVQYLFTLTGGHISPILVACEKVGIRVVDTRHEVTAVFAADAVARLSGTVGVAAVTAGPGLTNTITAVKNAQMAESPLLLMGGAAATLLKGRGALQDIDQMCLFKPLCKFVATVSTVREIVPTVRKALAIAQSGTPGPVFVEFPIDTLYPYSMVEKEIGMKSTSKSLGQKIVNWYLQNHLNNLFAGAWEERDLTPLPVNIPQASSSQIQSCVELITRAKKPLILLGSQATLPPTPVEDIREALETMGIPCFLGGMARGMLGRNNPLHIRQKRRDALKEADVVILAGTVCDFRLSYGRVLKGSSKIIAVNRDKSQLYKNSDMFWKPTIAILGDPGSLLLALSQGLKGFSCDKSWPQMLKERDVEKEKDNSKMAEQITDLHLNPLKVLHCLEEQIDDNSILVADGGDFVGSAAYIVRPRGPLKWLDPGAFGTLGVGGGFALGAKLCRPDSEVWIIYGDGSLGYSVAEFDTFSRHDLPVIAVVGNDACWTQIAREQVPIFGSNVACGLEFCDYQRVAEGYGGRGFRMDRTNEDKMEEIFKQAKQIARDGHPVLLNVLIGKTKFREGSISV